A genomic segment from Anabas testudineus chromosome 6, fAnaTes1.2, whole genome shotgun sequence encodes:
- the dusp6 gene encoding dual specificity protein phosphatase 6 encodes MLDKLKPVVQLDSVMAISKTVSWLREQLETRTDGLLVMDCRAQELYESSHVETAINVAIPSLMLRRLKKGNLPVRSLLSDGEDRERFVSRCKTDTIVLYDEYSREWNENVDGGSVLGLLLRRMKDEGYKAYYLEGGFSKFQAEYPALCETNLDGSSSSSSSSSPTAQVLGLGGLRISSDSSDIESDIDRDPSSATDSDGSPLSNPQPSFPVEILPHLYLGCAKDSTNLDVLEEYGIKYILNVTPNLPNLFENAGEFKYKQIPISDHWSQNLSQFFPEAISFIDEARGQKCGVLVHCLAGISRSVTVTVAYLMQKLNLSMNDAYDIVKMKKSNISPNFNFMGQLLDFERTLGLKSPCDNRMAPPSQQLYFTTPTNHNVFQLDPLQST; translated from the exons ATGCTTGACAAGCTCAAGCCCGTCGTGCAGCTCGACTCGGTAATGGCGATCAGCAAGACGGTGAGCTGGCTCCGGGAGCAGCTGGAGACGCGCACGGACGGCCTGCTTGTGATGGACTGTCGAGCCCAGGAGCTGTACGAGTCGTCGCATGTGGAGACGGCCATCAACGTGGCCATACCGAGCCTCATGCTGCGCCGGCTCAAGAAGGGCAACCTGCCGGTGCGCTCGCTGCTCTCGGACGGAGAGGACCGGGAGAGGTTCGTGAGCCGGTGCAAGACGGACACGATCGTGCTGTACGACGAGTACAGCCGCGAGTGGAACGAGAACGTGGACGGGGGCTCGGTGCTGGGTCTACTactgaggaggatgaaggacGAAGGCTACAAGGCCTATTACCTGGAGG GTGGCTTCAGTAAATTCCAGGCCGAGTATCCAGCTCTGTGCGAAACCAACCTGGACGgttcatccagcagcagcagcagcagctcccccACGGCCCAGGTGCTGGGCCTCGGCGGACTGCGGATCAGCTCCGACTCTTCAGACATCGAGTCCGACATAGACCGGGACCCGAGCAGCGCCACGGACTCCGACGGCAGCCCGCTGTCCAACCCGCAGCCGTCCTTCCCGGTGGAGATCCTGCCGCACCTCTACCTGGGCTGCGCCAAGGACTCCACCAACCTGGACGTGCTGGAGGAGTACGGCATCAAGTACATCCTCAATGTAACTCCGAACCTGCCCAACCTCTTCGAGAACGCAGGGGAGTTCAAGTACAAGCAGATCCCGATCTCAGATCACTGGAGCCAGAACCTCTCTCAGTTCTTCCCCGAGGCCATCAGCTTCATCG ATGAAGCTCGAGGCCAGAAGTGCGGGGTCCTGGTCCACTGCCTGGCCGGCATCAGCCGCTCAGTGACGGTGACGGTGGCCTACCTAATGCAGAAGCTCAACTTGTCCATGAATGACGCATACGACATTGTCAAGATGAAGAAGTCCAACATCTCGCCCAACTTCAACTTCATGGGCCAGCTCCTGGACTTTGAGCGCACGCTGGGCCTCAAAAGCCCTTGCGACAACCGCATGGCCCCACCGAGCCAGCAGCTCTACTTCACCACCCCGACCAATCACAACGTCTTCCAGCTGGACCCCCTGCAGTCCACGTGA